The following coding sequences are from one Candidatus Fermentibacter sp. window:
- a CDS encoding DegT/DnrJ/EryC1/StrS family aminotransferase, producing the protein MPVPFLDLKQQYAAIGAEITAGLTEVFENTAYILGPKVRAFEEDFAAFCGIDHCVGMSSGTDAVHAMLAVSGLPRGSGVILPPNTFTATAEGVVMAGLVPVFADVDRGTWNLSPRAVEAFLEENSRGGRSVDPRSGAAVSAILPVDLYGRPAELAEFESIADRFGLLLFEDACQSHGASRGGRMTGSFGSAAAFSFYPGKNLGAWGEGGAVTTRSGEMAERLRSFRDHGSSRKYFYSQIGHNYRMEAIQGAVLGVKLRYLPDWNRRRAEAAARYGELLAGCPVELPPAEEGVVHSWHLYAIHTEARKELGEHLASKGIGSGLHYPYPLHLQEAYADLGYGEGDFPVSEFNSSRNITLPMFPEITPGQQEEVASAVAGFFG; encoded by the coding sequence ATGCCGGTACCCTTCCTCGACCTCAAGCAGCAGTACGCGGCGATCGGCGCCGAGATAACGGCGGGACTGACAGAGGTCTTCGAGAACACGGCCTACATCCTCGGGCCGAAGGTCAGGGCCTTCGAGGAGGACTTCGCCGCCTTCTGCGGGATCGATCACTGCGTCGGCATGTCCAGCGGGACGGACGCCGTGCATGCGATGCTCGCCGTTTCCGGCCTCCCCCGCGGCAGCGGGGTGATCCTGCCGCCCAACACGTTCACGGCAACCGCCGAGGGCGTGGTCATGGCCGGCCTCGTACCGGTCTTCGCCGACGTGGACAGGGGTACGTGGAACCTCTCGCCGCGAGCGGTCGAGGCCTTCCTGGAGGAGAACTCGCGAGGCGGGAGGTCGGTCGATCCGCGTTCCGGCGCGGCCGTGTCGGCCATCCTCCCGGTGGACCTGTACGGGCGCCCGGCAGAACTTGCCGAGTTCGAGAGCATCGCTGACAGGTTCGGCCTCCTGCTCTTCGAGGACGCCTGCCAGTCGCACGGGGCCTCGAGGGGCGGCAGGATGACGGGTTCGTTCGGCTCTGCCGCGGCATTCAGCTTCTATCCCGGCAAGAACCTCGGTGCCTGGGGCGAAGGCGGCGCCGTGACGACCCGATCCGGAGAGATGGCGGAGAGGCTCCGCTCCTTCCGCGACCACGGATCGAGCCGCAAGTACTTCTACTCCCAGATCGGCCACAACTACAGGATGGAGGCCATCCAGGGGGCTGTGCTGGGCGTGAAGCTCCGGTACCTGCCGGACTGGAACCGAAGGCGCGCGGAGGCAGCCGCCAGGTACGGAGAACTGCTTGCGGGATGCCCCGTGGAACTGCCGCCGGCCGAGGAGGGTGTCGTCCATTCCTGGCACCTCTACGCCATCCACACGGAAGCCAGGAAGGAGCTGGGCGAGCACCTCGCATCGAAGGGGATCGGATCCGGGCTCCACTACCCGTACCCGCTGCACCTGCAGGAGGCCTACGCCGATCTGGGATACGGGGAGGGCGACTTCCCGGTGTCGGAGTTCAACAGCTCGCGGAACATCACCCTTCCCATGTTCCCGGAGATCACGCCGGGGCAGCAGGAGGAGGTCGCCTCGGCTGTCGCCGGGTTCTTCGGCTAG
- a CDS encoding zinc ribbon domain-containing protein, producing MPIYEYLCRSCNLIFQFFVRSPGGAGPACPKCGAKGLERVMSSFATVRGTSSRSSGDDGIPADLAGLDESDPRAMARAIRRMADEMGESLGPELDEAITRLEAGEDPGQVERELEDAGLSEDDDSGPQHPVPPARDPGLYDA from the coding sequence TTGCCCATCTACGAGTATCTCTGTCGCAGCTGCAACCTGATCTTCCAGTTCTTCGTGAGGTCGCCGGGCGGAGCCGGTCCGGCCTGCCCGAAGTGCGGCGCGAAGGGGCTCGAGCGCGTGATGAGCTCGTTTGCGACCGTGAGGGGCACCTCTTCGAGATCCTCCGGGGATGACGGTATACCGGCCGATCTCGCCGGCCTCGACGAGAGCGATCCGCGCGCGATGGCGAGGGCGATCCGCCGCATGGCGGACGAGATGGGCGAGAGCCTCGGCCCGGAGCTGGACGAGGCCATCACCAGGCTCGAAGCCGGCGAGGACCCCGGACAGGTGGAGAGGGAGCTGGAGGACGCGGGCCTCTCCGAGGACGATGACTCCGGGCCGCAGCACCCCGTGCCTCCCGCGAGGGATCCCGGGCTCTACGACGCCTGA
- a CDS encoding ARMT1-like domain-containing protein — protein MSSWTGDESCIDCFRRGLSSFMAAGGLGGDEHAALLEGYMEDIEWRIRAHEPPPLAGAGAYRDLRARLAGADIFSGLKTAVTDALVEMLPRLRERASRGGDPLMEALAMSTWGNLLDVAQGTPLPGSAEILGLMDGPLALDGRRPFLDALGGSGRLLVLGDNAGETVLDRLFLEYLPPGVGVTYAVRPGPVMNDAILSDAERAGIGRFAVLIDTGLDAPTVDPSRMGTALGKAWAAADAILAKGQGNLEGMAGCGDGRVYHSFVVKCGVISRLTGLAAGSAVFAARGSLIGGEDPCPSTSISVAAAT, from the coding sequence ATGAGTAGCTGGACAGGCGACGAATCCTGCATCGACTGCTTCCGGAGGGGGCTCTCCTCCTTCATGGCCGCAGGCGGGCTGGGCGGGGACGAGCATGCGGCCCTTCTCGAAGGCTACATGGAAGACATCGAATGGCGCATCAGGGCCCATGAGCCGCCACCCCTTGCAGGCGCCGGGGCGTACCGCGACCTGAGGGCAAGGCTGGCCGGGGCCGACATCTTCTCGGGCCTCAAGACGGCCGTAACGGACGCGCTCGTGGAGATGCTCCCCCGGCTGCGGGAGAGGGCCTCGCGAGGGGGGGACCCCCTGATGGAGGCGCTCGCCATGTCGACCTGGGGCAACCTCCTGGACGTGGCACAGGGAACCCCCCTCCCGGGATCGGCCGAGATACTGGGTCTGATGGATGGCCCTCTCGCGCTGGACGGGCGCAGGCCCTTCCTCGATGCCCTGGGCGGCAGCGGAAGGCTGCTCGTTCTGGGCGACAACGCCGGCGAAACTGTGCTGGACCGCCTCTTCCTCGAGTATCTGCCACCCGGTGTTGGCGTCACATATGCCGTGAGGCCCGGCCCGGTGATGAACGACGCGATCCTGTCGGACGCAGAGAGGGCGGGCATCGGCAGATTCGCGGTACTGATCGACACCGGCCTCGACGCGCCCACCGTAGACCCGTCCCGCATGGGCACGGCGCTCGGAAAGGCCTGGGCGGCGGCCGACGCGATCCTCGCCAAGGGGCAGGGGAACCTCGAGGGCATGGCGGGCTGCGGAGACGGAAGGGTGTACCATTCCTTCGTGGTGAAGTGCGGAGTCATTTCCAGGCTCACCGGGCTCGCGGCGGGCAGCGCCGTGTTCGCGGCCCGCGGGAGCCTGATCGGGGGTGAGGATCCTTGCCCATCTACGAGTATCTCTGTCGCAGCTGCAACCTGA
- the pdxT gene encoding pyridoxal 5'-phosphate synthase glutaminase subunit PdxT yields the protein MGPVGVLALQGGVREHIEMLRRIGADVREVRLPGDLRGLSRLVLPGGESTALIRLLDIWGMIGPLKDLVGDGVPVWGTCAGAVLLSAEVAERDHEVDQPSLGLARVRAVRNAFGRQVHSFQQDLDIAGLGRPFPGVFIRAPLLEPLSSGVEVLCSLKEGPVLLRDGRVWLSSFHPELTADDAVHRLFLESRDE from the coding sequence ATGGGTCCCGTCGGCGTCCTGGCACTCCAGGGCGGCGTCCGCGAACACATCGAGATGCTGCGGCGGATCGGAGCGGATGTCCGGGAAGTCAGGCTGCCCGGCGACCTCCGCGGTCTCTCGCGGCTCGTGCTGCCCGGCGGCGAGTCGACCGCCCTCATCCGTCTCCTGGACATCTGGGGCATGATCGGACCCCTGAAGGACCTCGTCGGTGACGGCGTCCCCGTCTGGGGGACCTGCGCGGGGGCGGTGCTGCTCTCCGCGGAGGTCGCCGAACGCGATCACGAGGTCGACCAGCCTTCTCTCGGGCTCGCCAGGGTCCGCGCCGTGAGGAACGCCTTCGGGAGGCAGGTCCACTCCTTCCAGCAGGATCTCGATATCGCCGGGCTGGGAAGGCCCTTCCCGGGCGTGTTCATAAGGGCGCCCCTGCTCGAACCCCTTTCCTCCGGGGTCGAGGTGCTCTGCTCGCTGAAGGAGGGCCCCGTCCTCCTCAGGGACGGCCGGGTCTGGCTCTCCTCCTTCCATCCCGAGCTGACTGCCGACGATGCGGTCCACCGCCTGTTCCTGGAATCCCGGGATGAGTAG
- the pdxS gene encoding pyridoxal 5'-phosphate synthase lyase subunit PdxS yields MNRDESTERVKLGHAEMLKGGVIMDVVTPEHARIAQEAGAVAVMALERVPADIRAAGGVARMSDPDVIRRIQETVTIPVMAKCRIGHFVEAQVLEALEIDFIDESEVLTPADEKNHIEKRAFRVPFVCGATDLGEALRRIGEGAAMIRTKGEAGTGNIVEAVRHARAVTSEIRRITTLGAEELMSTAKVMGAPYDLVCWVKENGRLPVVNFAAGGVATPADAALMMQLGMDGVFVGSGIFKSSDPARRASAIVKAVSQYGNAALIAEVSAGLGEAMPGISVSDMPEADRMARRGW; encoded by the coding sequence ATGAACAGAGACGAGTCGACCGAGAGGGTGAAGCTGGGCCACGCCGAGATGCTGAAGGGCGGCGTGATAATGGACGTCGTCACCCCCGAGCACGCCCGGATCGCCCAGGAGGCGGGGGCGGTGGCCGTCATGGCGCTCGAGAGGGTCCCCGCGGACATCAGGGCGGCCGGGGGCGTCGCGAGGATGTCCGATCCCGACGTCATCAGGCGCATCCAGGAGACGGTGACGATCCCGGTCATGGCCAAGTGCAGGATCGGCCACTTCGTGGAGGCCCAGGTGCTGGAGGCGCTGGAGATCGACTTCATAGACGAATCCGAGGTCCTGACCCCCGCCGACGAGAAGAACCACATCGAGAAGCGGGCCTTCAGGGTCCCCTTCGTCTGCGGCGCCACCGACCTCGGAGAGGCGCTCCGGCGCATCGGCGAGGGCGCCGCGATGATACGGACCAAGGGCGAGGCCGGCACGGGCAACATCGTCGAGGCCGTCCGGCATGCGAGGGCCGTCACTTCCGAGATCAGGCGCATCACCACCCTGGGCGCAGAGGAGCTCATGAGCACGGCCAAGGTGATGGGGGCGCCCTATGACCTGGTCTGCTGGGTGAAGGAGAACGGAAGGCTCCCGGTGGTCAACTTCGCCGCCGGAGGAGTGGCCACTCCGGCCGATGCCGCACTGATGATGCAGCTCGGGATGGACGGCGTCTTCGTGGGCAGCGGCATCTTCAAGAGCTCCGACCCCGCTCGCAGGGCTTCCGCCATCGTCAAGGCAGTCAGCCAGTACGGGAATGCGGCGCTCATAGCCGAGGTCTCCGCGGGCCTCGGCGAGGCGATGCCGGGGATTTCCGTGTCCGACATGCCCGAGGCCGACAGGATGGCCCGCAGGGGCTGGTGA
- the hutH gene encoding histidine ammonia-lyase, which translates to MSTITMECSGIGFAQVESARAGVMAALGPRAREAVAASRAAIESALSDVRPTYGVNTGFGRMASTVIDGDSLAELQRNLLLSHACGTGPFVPPDIVRVAMILRAASLARGRSGIRQETLDCLLSVYNAGIIPAVPSRGSLGASGDLAPLAHMCLPLIGEGEVLGEGEGTIPGASALAGAGIAPVVLQAKEGLALINGTPFLTAYAACALLDLASLADAADMAAAMTAEVLLATTSAFDEELVALRPHPGAAASAANLRAALAGSSIVESHRDCPRVQDAYSIRCTPQIHGASRDAAAFAAGTVAVEMASVTDNPLMMPDGSFRSCGNFHGQPVALAADLLCMAASELGSVSERRIERLLNPDLSGLPAFLAARPGLDSGLMIAQYTAAALASENKILSHPACVDSIPVSGAQEDHVSMGSISSRKAMEVVTNVRYIVATELYCAFRAYSMLGRTGPGRGTAAAFDALSAVIDGDVRDRRFDPEIRAVDRLVASGAFGRILSDCGGIPFRSLLEG; encoded by the coding sequence ATGTCCACGATCACCATGGAATGCAGCGGAATCGGGTTCGCACAGGTAGAGTCGGCCAGGGCCGGCGTCATGGCCGCGCTGGGTCCCCGGGCCCGCGAAGCGGTAGCGGCGTCGAGAGCCGCCATAGAGTCGGCGCTATCGGATGTGCGCCCAACCTACGGGGTCAACACCGGCTTCGGCAGGATGGCCTCCACCGTGATAGACGGCGATTCGCTCGCGGAGCTCCAGCGCAACCTCCTCCTGAGCCATGCTTGCGGTACGGGCCCGTTCGTGCCTCCCGACATCGTGCGGGTGGCCATGATCCTGCGGGCGGCATCGCTGGCCCGGGGAAGGTCCGGCATACGGCAGGAGACCCTCGACTGCCTGCTGTCGGTCTACAATGCCGGGATCATCCCCGCCGTCCCCTCCAGGGGTTCGCTGGGAGCCTCGGGAGACCTGGCCCCGCTCGCCCACATGTGCCTGCCGCTGATCGGAGAGGGAGAGGTGCTCGGCGAGGGGGAGGGCACCATTCCGGGCGCATCCGCCCTGGCCGGCGCCGGTATCGCCCCGGTGGTCCTCCAGGCCAAGGAGGGCCTTGCCCTCATCAATGGCACCCCCTTCCTGACCGCATACGCCGCCTGCGCTCTCCTCGACCTGGCCTCGCTGGCCGACGCCGCGGACATGGCGGCGGCGATGACGGCGGAGGTCCTTCTCGCGACCACATCGGCATTCGACGAGGAGCTGGTCGCCCTGAGGCCCCACCCGGGAGCGGCTGCATCGGCCGCGAATCTCCGGGCCGCCCTGGCCGGCAGTTCCATCGTCGAGTCCCACAGGGACTGCCCCCGGGTGCAGGATGCCTATTCCATCCGCTGCACCCCGCAGATCCACGGAGCCTCCCGCGACGCCGCCGCCTTCGCGGCGGGCACGGTGGCGGTCGAGATGGCGTCGGTGACGGACAATCCTCTGATGATGCCGGACGGATCCTTCAGGAGCTGCGGCAACTTCCACGGCCAGCCGGTCGCCCTTGCGGCCGACCTGCTGTGCATGGCCGCCTCCGAGCTGGGCTCGGTGTCGGAGAGGCGCATCGAGAGGCTCCTGAATCCCGACCTGAGCGGGCTGCCGGCCTTCCTGGCCGCGCGTCCGGGCCTCGATTCTGGCCTGATGATCGCCCAGTACACGGCGGCTGCCCTCGCCAGCGAGAACAAGATCCTGAGCCATCCCGCCTGCGTCGACAGCATCCCCGTCAGCGGAGCGCAGGAGGATCACGTCTCGATGGGCTCGATCTCGTCCCGGAAGGCCATGGAGGTCGTGACGAACGTCCGCTACATCGTCGCCACCGAGCTGTACTGCGCCTTCAGGGCCTACTCCATGCTGGGCAGGACCGGGCCCGGCCGCGGCACGGCCGCGGCATTCGACGCACTGTCGGCCGTCATCGACGGAGACGTGAGGGACAGGCGGTTCGACCCGGAGATCAGGGCCGTCGACAGGCTCGTCGCGTCGGGCGCCTTCGGCCGGATCCTCTCGGACTGCGGCGGCATCCCCTTCAGGAGCCTGCTGGAGGGGTAG
- the groL gene encoding chaperonin GroEL (60 kDa chaperone family; promotes refolding of misfolded polypeptides especially under stressful conditions; forms two stacked rings of heptamers to form a barrel-shaped 14mer; ends can be capped by GroES; misfolded proteins enter the barrel where they are refolded when GroES binds) — MAAKQLKYDQEARQAILAGVEKLSRAVKVTLGPKGRNVVLEKKWGSPSITKDGVTVAKEIELPDKFENIGAQLIREVASKTSDNAGDGTTTATLLAECVYREGLKNVTAGANPMALKRGVDKAVETVIAELKTLSKEVKGREEIRQVASISANNDEEIGNIIADAMEKVGKDGTISVEEAKSMVTTLDVVEGMQFDRGYLSPYFVTDAEAMECVLEDVFILIHEKKISNIKDILPILEKIAQLGKPLLIIAEDVEGEALATLVVNKVRGMLHVAAVKAPGYGDRRKAMLEDIAVLTGGRAITEDLGIKLENITLQDLGKAKRITIDKDNTTIVEGAGATDSIKGRVNQIRKQIEDTTSDYDREKLQERLAKLAGGVARVNVGAATETEMKEKKARVEDALHATRAAVEEGIVPGGGVALIRCEAALDKMNLEGDEKTGADIIRRCLNEPLRQLVVNAGLEGAIVVEKVRSLGGSMGLNVQTNEYVDMFEAGIVDPTMVTRTALQNASSIAGLLITTECLVTEIPEPEKAPAPGGGGMGDMY; from the coding sequence ATGGCAGCCAAGCAGCTCAAGTACGACCAGGAAGCCAGGCAGGCCATCCTCGCCGGCGTGGAGAAGCTGTCCCGCGCGGTGAAGGTCACGCTGGGCCCCAAGGGCAGGAACGTAGTCCTGGAGAAGAAGTGGGGATCCCCCTCGATCACGAAGGACGGCGTCACGGTCGCCAAGGAGATCGAGCTCCCCGACAAGTTCGAGAACATCGGCGCGCAGCTCATCCGTGAAGTCGCGAGCAAGACCAGCGACAACGCCGGTGACGGCACCACCACCGCCACCCTCCTTGCCGAATGCGTCTACCGCGAAGGCCTCAAGAACGTGACGGCCGGCGCGAACCCGATGGCTCTCAAGAGGGGCGTCGACAAGGCCGTGGAAACCGTCATCGCCGAGCTCAAGACGCTCTCGAAGGAGGTCAAGGGCCGCGAGGAGATCCGCCAGGTGGCCTCCATCTCCGCGAACAACGACGAAGAGATCGGCAACATAATCGCCGACGCGATGGAGAAGGTCGGCAAGGACGGCACCATCTCGGTCGAGGAGGCCAAGTCGATGGTGACCACTCTCGACGTCGTCGAGGGCATGCAGTTCGACCGCGGATACCTCAGCCCCTACTTCGTCACCGACGCCGAGGCCATGGAGTGCGTCCTCGAAGACGTCTTCATCCTCATCCACGAGAAGAAGATATCCAACATCAAGGACATCCTCCCGATCCTCGAGAAGATCGCCCAGCTCGGCAAGCCCCTCCTGATCATCGCCGAGGACGTCGAGGGCGAGGCCCTCGCCACCCTCGTCGTGAACAAGGTCCGCGGCATGCTGCACGTAGCCGCCGTGAAGGCCCCGGGCTACGGCGACCGTCGCAAGGCCATGCTCGAGGACATCGCCGTCCTGACCGGCGGCCGCGCCATCACCGAAGACCTGGGCATCAAGCTCGAGAACATCACCCTCCAGGACCTCGGCAAGGCCAAGCGCATTACGATCGACAAGGACAACACCACGATAGTCGAGGGCGCCGGCGCCACCGACTCCATCAAGGGCCGCGTCAACCAGATCCGCAAGCAGATCGAGGACACCACGTCCGACTACGATCGCGAGAAGCTCCAGGAGAGGCTTGCGAAGCTGGCGGGCGGCGTGGCCAGGGTGAACGTGGGCGCAGCCACCGAGACCGAGATGAAGGAGAAGAAGGCTCGCGTGGAGGATGCCCTCCACGCCACGCGTGCCGCAGTCGAGGAAGGCATCGTCCCCGGCGGCGGAGTCGCCCTCATCAGGTGCGAGGCCGCTCTCGACAAGATGAACCTCGAAGGCGACGAGAAGACGGGGGCGGACATCATCCGCCGCTGCCTGAACGAGCCCCTGCGCCAGCTCGTGGTGAACGCAGGGCTCGAGGGCGCCATAGTCGTCGAGAAGGTGAGGTCCCTCGGCGGCAGCATGGGCCTCAACGTCCAGACGAACGAGTACGTGGACATGTTCGAAGCCGGCATCGTCGATCCCACGATGGTCACCAGGACCGCCCTGCAGAACGCCTCGAGCATCGCAGGCCTCCTGATCACCACCGAGTGCCTCGTCACCGAGATCCCCGAGCCCGAGAAGGCTCCCGCCCCCGGCGGCGGCGGCATGGGGGACATGTACTAG
- a CDS encoding co-chaperone GroES, with protein MSSTKVRPMFDRVLVKREEPQEILKGGIVLPDTAKEKPLEGTVIAVGAGRRNEDGDAFLAPVVKAGDRVLIGKYSGTEVKIDGEEYVIVREDDILAVIEA; from the coding sequence ATGTCGAGCACCAAGGTGCGTCCCATGTTCGACAGGGTCCTCGTGAAGCGCGAGGAGCCGCAGGAAATCCTCAAGGGCGGGATCGTCCTCCCCGATACGGCCAAGGAGAAGCCTCTCGAGGGCACCGTGATCGCAGTGGGAGCGGGCAGGCGCAACGAGGACGGGGACGCCTTCCTGGCCCCGGTGGTCAAGGCTGGCGACCGCGTCCTCATCGGCAAGTATTCCGGCACGGAAGTGAAGATCGACGGCGAGGAGTACGTGATCGTCCGCGAGGATGACATCCTGGCCGTAATCGAAGCATAG
- a CDS encoding TonB family protein, translating to MKYSVILLVIAALAAAQQAPIAMCELRPALEEIRNAIAVSYEDLLTIEPGATGTVTVSFTIAPGGALTEVSITSDPGLESVARAADEAMQGLDYGPGLLEEPISITVPYNCIPPSEN from the coding sequence GTGAAGTACTCCGTCATCCTTCTCGTGATCGCCGCCCTGGCTGCCGCGCAGCAGGCTCCGATAGCGATGTGCGAGCTGCGCCCGGCGCTCGAGGAGATCAGGAATGCCATCGCAGTCTCCTACGAGGACCTGCTGACCATCGAACCCGGCGCCACCGGCACCGTGACGGTATCGTTCACGATCGCCCCGGGTGGTGCCCTGACCGAGGTTTCCATCACCAGCGACCCCGGCCTGGAATCCGTGGCCCGGGCGGCCGATGAAGCCATGCAGGGCCTCGACTACGGCCCGGGTCTCCTCGAGGAACCCATCAGCATCACGGTGCCGTACAACTGCATCCCGCCCTCTGAGAACTGA
- a CDS encoding biopolymer transporter ExbD, with protein MSTPTKRHVPLLIGYNKTKANVRGKKKVEVQLTSMIDMFTILVVFLLEAYSADGQIVTLSDALTLPKSTIETPVKLRLEIQVTNSVIVVDGDPIVSVDENLLSTGNSIPAVVTRLRDHLEYSRQLRGTVTEEDTQINIQGDVAVPAILLQRVMSSCSEAGYATQNLEVIKMQEGGGTENG; from the coding sequence ATGAGCACTCCCACCAAGAGGCACGTTCCGCTCCTGATCGGCTACAACAAGACCAAGGCCAACGTCAGGGGCAAGAAGAAGGTCGAGGTGCAGCTCACCTCGATGATCGACATGTTCACGATCCTGGTCGTCTTCCTGCTGGAAGCCTACAGCGCCGACGGACAGATCGTGACCCTCAGCGACGCCCTGACCCTTCCGAAATCCACCATCGAGACTCCCGTCAAGCTGAGGCTGGAGATCCAGGTGACGAACAGCGTCATAGTGGTGGACGGCGATCCCATCGTGTCCGTCGACGAGAACCTCCTGTCCACCGGCAACTCGATCCCGGCCGTGGTCACCAGGCTCCGCGACCACCTGGAATACAGCCGGCAGCTCAGGGGTACTGTCACCGAGGAGGACACGCAGATAAACATCCAGGGCGACGTCGCGGTCCCGGCCATCCTCCTCCAGCGGGTGATGTCCAGCTGTTCGGAAGCGGGATACGCGACGCAGAACCTGGAGGTCATCAAGATGCAGGAGGGAGGCGGTACTGAGAATGGCTGA
- a CDS encoding MotA/TolQ/ExbB proton channel family protein gives MLMTVLCLSSGTVLAQTATVPDSAAVDSTAVSDSTAADSAAVEPIADPDTAGIAIADTTAAADSTASEAEAASPGLISEIAKFFREGGFAMWPILLFLAAGLAIMVERAVFLFFKANIKPEEFMARIADLIRKGSIEGAIAASAEEDAPLARIIESALRNYRGTERDIQNAVDEMALAELPRISARTGYLAMLANVSTMVGLLGTIFGLIQAFAAVSAADPEAKGRILASGIAMAMNTTAFGLIVAIPQLIVHSFLTSKADGLVDDIDRYSVMVINMLAQARKEG, from the coding sequence GTGCTCATGACAGTGCTCTGCCTCTCGAGCGGCACGGTGCTCGCGCAGACCGCGACCGTTCCGGACAGCGCTGCCGTAGACTCCACCGCAGTATCGGACTCGACGGCGGCAGACTCCGCGGCGGTCGAACCCATAGCCGATCCTGATACGGCCGGCATCGCTATAGCCGATACCACGGCCGCGGCCGACTCCACTGCGTCAGAGGCCGAGGCCGCCTCACCCGGACTCATCTCCGAGATAGCGAAGTTCTTCCGCGAAGGCGGCTTCGCAATGTGGCCGATCCTGCTGTTCCTCGCGGCGGGGCTGGCGATCATGGTCGAGAGGGCGGTCTTCCTCTTCTTCAAGGCCAACATCAAGCCCGAGGAGTTCATGGCCCGCATAGCCGACCTCATCCGCAAGGGCAGCATCGAGGGTGCCATAGCTGCATCCGCCGAGGAGGACGCACCCCTGGCCAGGATAATCGAGTCGGCCCTGCGCAACTACAGGGGCACCGAGCGGGACATCCAGAACGCCGTCGACGAGATGGCCCTCGCCGAACTGCCCAGGATCAGCGCCCGTACGGGCTACCTCGCGATGCTCGCCAACGTTTCCACGATGGTGGGTCTGCTCGGCACGATCTTCGGACTGATCCAGGCGTTCGCCGCCGTCTCGGCGGCGGACCCGGAGGCCAAGGGCCGCATCCTCGCCAGCGGCATCGCCATGGCCATGAACACGACGGCGTTCGGCCTCATCGTGGCCATTCCGCAGCTCATCGTGCACTCCTTCCTCACCTCCAAGGCGGACGGCCTGGTGGATGACATCGACCGCTACTCGGTCATGGTCATCAACATGCTCGCACAGGCCCGGAAGGAAGGCTGA